From Vigna unguiculata cultivar IT97K-499-35 chromosome 5, ASM411807v1, whole genome shotgun sequence, the proteins below share one genomic window:
- the LOC114184162 gene encoding uncharacterized protein LOC114184162: MYIAYCIEVVEGDQGMVEMVGGAANPENSPSLTLLLEGHEAENGHGVVTTLESKCDEFISDLTSKEEDIQGQLQLMESRGKERKRNVDEWLKELQNMKQRAIDVKK; this comes from the exons atgtacaTCGCTTATTGCATTGAAGTGGTTGAAGGTGATCAAGGGATGGTAGAAATGGTTGGTGGTGCAGCTAACCCTGAAAACAGTCCATCATTAACCCTTTTATTAGAAG GTCATGAAGCAGAAAATGGTCATGGTGTTGTGACTACTTTAGAAAGTAAATGTGATGAGTTTATATCCGATCTAACAAGTAAGGAAGAGGACATTCAAGGACAATTACAATTGATGGAGTCACGTGGCAAGGAGCGCAAGAGAAACGTTGATGAGTGGTTGAAAGAACTACAGAACATGAAACAAAGAGCTATCGATGTGAAAAAGTAA